The sequence below is a genomic window from Uranotaenia lowii strain MFRU-FL chromosome 2, ASM2978415v1, whole genome shotgun sequence.
GGTACCCTCGTGTCtgtcaatattattttttatgacgccggcttttgtttatattttttttttcatacacgGAAAAATTGAGATACTCATTAAATGTGTTGCTATTACACCTTCAAAATTACTAATTGactgttgttcaaaatttgtataccCCCAATTCAGTTTTGGGTAATATTGGGTAGCCAATATACAGATGAAAACTAATACTCGGTTATTcagctctgtataaaaagtttgctgttgttggaaagcTTTGGGCGGGGATGTCAAAGcaaacaaattttccaaattcgcTACCGGTTATCACAatggtttcaatttttcatcatttttgcgtTGAAATCATCATAAATATCTCACGAAAGGTATGTATTCTTATGATTCAACTTCATTGTTTGACCTTTACAATGTTTTCAGGGATATTTTTCACACAGTTGCGGAAGAAGCCAACGGTCGTGTTTGAAACTGGCTGAAGTTTGGAAAATGGTTCATCGTTCTGATCTTTATTTAACGCTCCTTATGCTGTTCTGGAAAGTCGAAAGAATGCAACAGGATGTACGAGATTTTCTAAAATGAATACGAACCGCTtagctaaaaattttattttccttaaAGGATGAGCTTGATGCCTTCTCGCCTGGTTAAAATTATTTCCTCTGACCAAAACAGAGCCTATTTCTCTCAAAACCTTTTACCCGACGGGAGTGCTCTACGAAATACTGCAGTTGAAACGCCGCGCCGTGGAatgggagttattaagcaaacactagcgacaccatgtcctccatagaaaagtttcgattagttagggagcttttggaaagcttttgaaaacggccatacatttgtcctaactccgaaacgtcaaaaaatttacctggcAAGGCGGATTGGTAAGTAGTATATTTTCTAAATGGAAATGGGGGAAATTACGatattgacctttttttttttaaagtatttcacAACAAACGCAGAAATTTCCGATAATATATAAAGGATTCAAAAGTGATGTGGTTATTCTCAAATTGGGGAACCACTGCAAAGTACTCGACAGCAAAAGATTCTGAAGAAAAATCCCTTACGGGATTTCTTTGCGGGAAATTATCTCGAAGGATTATTCCTTTTTGGTCGGAAATCTGAACCACTTCAACCTTAATATTTAACTAGGCTTTCAATTTCTGATCCTCGGTTAGAACAGTTCTGATTGATTCACCCTGATTTAGGTTTTGGGTCTACTGTAGTataatacatttatttttaactccattttattatttttattataattattaaatCGACTTTAGTATTTCATGCTATGTATCATTTTCtcatttcgaatttaaatttctaacGTCATTCAATCATTCTTCCAGATATATTACACCCATGACTGGATCGCACAAAAGCAAATGCCGGATGATCGTGCCGGATGATGGAAAAGGTGGAACAAATCGACGACGATAACTCTACCAAGGAATCGCTACCGACGGTAAAACATAAGCGAGCCTTCAGGTATCGCACGTTAGCTTGAAGGCACCGAAGCTATGAATCTGTTTTAATCGTTTAAATAATTGCCTTTGAGGatataaataaacatttaattcctgaaaatatcttttttaatcGAAGAAATTCCTAACTTTACTTTTGCagagaaatttccaaaatgcatggacatccccatgtcaaaatatacagaattgactaactggctgaaagctttcgaatgagtaaagcctagtccacactaggcaacatgaactgcaatttttgttatgagacgaactttgttgtctgttgttgttgttggaaagctgagacggtctcagtgtctcccgaagaaaatgggagacgctgagaccgtctcgagacgagccgtctcctagtgtggactaggcttaaaagctttttgctcacgctctgtgtaaagcgcccaaacataaaactaagtggagacacttttctcgaatctgtatggatttttatacagaacagagtaactttgtttaccgtgtaataaagtttttttttgatagcGGATTACTTTCAGTTTTTACTAGAGGTTCGATTTAAACGGATTTTCGTTTCTGAACTACTTAATATTTATCGTTCAAACTTCtcatttcagaataagaatggCAGCCACACTCTCGCCTAACTTCAGTTCTCACCTATGTAGCGTTGAAGTTTGCGATGTCCGTTATAACATCCGTATTCTTAAGATGAAAGAATCGGTGTTCATCTACATCGGCGAGCAAAATGCCGAAACCTTCGACGAACTGGCGATGGCAATGGCAGGGCTAGGAGACTCCAAGGAAACGATGTCTACCAGCATTATGGGTGCACCGGTGGGGTGTGGATCCGAGGAACTGGCACAAAAATTGGCGAAAAAACTGAGGAAGCAGGTCTACCTTAGTGCCAATGTTCCCAACGATCGGATAGTAAGGCCAACGATCGAGCAGAAACTGTTCGAAGAGATCAACAATAATTTAGAAtgcttttgaagtttttggaaatCAATATGTGTATAACTCGATCATAAGACACTCAACGCTTAACGCAATCTCCAACACATTCTGCCTCAATAATAATGCTCTCATGGAAAGCTTTCGTATTGGAGAAAGCGAAATGTAAGtaccattattttttataattatattgAAAGAAGTCCTTGTATGTACTCtaattattttgatgaaaaacaagattttaatTTCTATGCCAGCCTGCATAAACAAAACATAATTGCAGCATATTTTGAAACTTATCACGTGCCTTTCGACATTACATATATAAACCCAGtctgagtttcaaaaatatctgattttatactttc
It includes:
- the LOC129744866 gene encoding proteasome assembly chaperone 4-like, which produces MAATLSPNFSSHLCSVEVCDVRYNIRILKMKESVFIYIGEQNAETFDELAMAMAGLGDSKETMSTSIMGAPVGCGSEELAQKLAKKLRKQVYLSANVPNDRIVRPTIEQKLFEEINNNLECF